One genomic window of Solanum stenotomum isolate F172 chromosome 9, ASM1918654v1, whole genome shotgun sequence includes the following:
- the LOC125875939 gene encoding GBF-interacting protein 1-like isoform X1: MSNSGIVGGLARVSIPSGMRKTIQNIKEITGNHGEDEIYAMLKECSMDPNETTQKLLSQDTFHEVKSKRDRRKENSIKESAEPKWKTGIQGRGNKGIRGNLTSRHASHDVGGGKNGQNNIANQILDKSVDLSTVADVEAKNISSSSSAAVNGPSDLASGSNSIVQNAHAPPRRGVKQFEANTGMQTTFADSTKNPKSATGNRDVHGQRMPNTDSSSRTLSSPSPTGADLSASDPVLLPSQDSRPAGVVGTVRREVEAQHSPVEHVSSKSNGSKKTTVAVSTAGSSNSQVKTPSKFQGPGKNQLPEYSQTASSIHSGSSASRPSSNYNNRSHTVGPQKGPCKEWKPKPVNSNLAQGSALAAAASSSGVSTVSVEVNTMSQPPASVPETKEVTEDPQKKLEESHISDVENVIIPNHLHVPESEKLGFCFGSFDSGFSLGTSTNIAPEHDGSPPLSESSESMEEAASAQLPSNQNASAAAEETDYPDQPPFSHGQESLPAEGDGDISSSAPECSEPKQETLPAGQQYSVVHTSPNYNFGFAPPMLSNQLPPFENSESQPRDVSRLPNFLVQHPIDPSYYPHFYRSSADSDGRISPFHSAGVSTQYNVAVVPPHTSQSPQEGGNSPALSAAAPTPLVTQAAGLMQSSIAVPQQPIPVFRQATGMHLPHYPPNYIPYGHYFSPLYVPPGAIHQLLSNGAFSQQPQAGGIYPPPPSAVPRYSLSQYRPGANVGNPAHMGVPGTYAPYGSSPVNYNPSSATTTGNPSNEDLSASQFQESNAYLSGQQSESSGVWINAHNRDLSSLQASSFYNLPQGQVALAPTQPGHGAFAGVYHPAQPVTAATVHPLLQQSQTIAGPVDMVGPTGNVYQRPQHAQMNWPSSY; the protein is encoded by the exons ATACATTCCATGAAGTTAAAAGTAAGCGTGATCGGAGAAAAGAG AATTCAATTAAGGAGTCTGCTGAACCAAAGTGGAAAACAGGCATACAGGGCAGAGGTAACAAAGGGATTCGTGGAAATTTGACTTCTCGTCATGCTTCACATG ATGTAGGTGGTGGAAAGAACGGTCAAAACAATATTGCCAATCAAATTCTTGACAAGAGTGTCGACCTATCTACTGTGGCTGATGTTGAAGCTAAGAATATTTCAAG CTCATCAAGTGCTGCAGTAAATGGGCCTAGCGATCTAGCTTCGGGGAGCAACAGTATCGTACAAAATGCTCATGCACCCCCAAGAAGAGGAGTTAAACAATTTGAAGCAAATACAGGCATGCAGACAACTTTTGCTGATTCCACCAAAAACCCAAAATCAGCTACAGGAAACAGGGATGTTCATGGTCAGCGGATGCCAAACACCGACAGTTCTTCAAGAACGCTATCTTCACCATCTCCAACAGGAGCTGATCTCTCAGCTTCAGATCCCGTGCTCTTGCCATCTCAAGATTCACGTCCTGCTGGTGTAGTAGGCACAGTTAGAAGGGAAGTTGAGGCCCAGCATTCTCCGGTTGAACATGTTTCTTCTAAATCTAATGGGAGCAAAAAGACTACTG TAGCAGTTTCTACTGCTGGAAGCTCAAATAGCCAAGTAAAGACGCCAAGCAAATTTCAGGGGCCTGGAAAGAATCAACTTCCGGAGTACTCGCAAACTGCTTCTTCAATCCATAGTGGTTCTTCCGCTAGTAGGCCGTCATCTAATTACAACAATCGGTCACACACAGTTGGTCCACAAAAAG GTCCTTGTAAGGAATGGAAGCCAAAGCCTGTAAACAGTAATCTAGCTCAGGGGTCTGCTCTTGCTGCTGCTGCTTCTTCATCTGGCGTTTCTACGGTTTCTGTTGAAGTCAATACTATGTCGCAGCCTCCTGCTTCTGTTCCTGAAACAAAAGAAGTCACTGAGGATCCGCAGAAGAAGTTAGAGGAATCACACATTTCAGATGTTGAAAATGTTATTATCCCTAATCACCTTCACGTTCCTGAGTCTGAAAAACTTGGGTTCTGTTTTGGAAGCTTTGACTCTGGCTTTAGTTTGGGCACAAGCACAAATATTGCTCCTGAGCATGATGGAAGTCCACCACTTTCTGAATCTTCTGAGAGCATGGAAGAAGCTGCAAGTGCACAACTTCCAag TAATCAAAATGCATCAGCTGCTGCAGAGGAAACAGATTATCCTGATCAGCCTCCATTTTCACATGGACAGGAGAGTTTGCCTGCAGAAGGAGATGGTGATATCTCATCCTCTGCTCCAGAGTGCAGTGAACCGAAGCAAGAGACTCTGCCAGCGGGCCAACAATATTCAGTTGTTCATACATCCCCCAACTATAATTTTGGATTTGCGCCACCAATGTTGAGCAATCAGCTCCCACCCTTTGAAAACTCTGAATCTCAACCTCGAGATGTTTCTCGTCTTCCAAATTTTCTT GTCCAGCATCCCATTGACCCAAGCTACTATCCCCACTTCTACCGTTCAAGTGCTGATAGTGATGGCCGCATTTCACCCTTTCATTCAGCAGGTGTTTCTACCCAGTACAATGTTGCAGTTGTGCCTCCACACACTTCTCAATCTCCTCAAGAG GGTGGGAATAGTCCTGCTTTATCTGCAGCAGCTCCAACACCACTTGTGACTCAAGCTGCTGGGCTTATGCAGAGTTCTATAGCTGTACCTCAGCAACCTATCCCCGTATTTCGACAGGCTACAGGGATGCATCTGCCTCATTATCCTCCGAATTACATTCCATACGGTCACTACTTTTCACCACTTTATGTTCCACCAGGAGCCATCCATCAATTATTAAGCAATGGTGCATTTTCCCAGCAGCCTCAGGCTGGCGGTATATATCCACCTCCACCATCAGCTGTTCCCAGATACTCACTTTCGCAATATAGACCAGGAGCTAATGTGGGAAATCCAGCTCACATGGGAGTGCCTGGCACTTATGCGCCATATGGATCCTCCCCTGTCAACTATAACCCTAGTTCAGCTACAACGACTGGAAACCCTTCCAATGAGGATCTTTCTGCATCTCAGTTCCAGGAGAGTAATGCCTATTTGAGTGGACAACAG AGTGAAAGCTCAGGTGTGTGGATTAATGCGCACAATAGAGATTTATCTAGCTTGCAAGCAAGTTCCTTTTATAATCTTCCTCAGGGTCAAGTGGCTCTAGCACCCACTCAACCAGGTCATGGAGCTTTTGCTGGTGTTTATCACCCAGCTCAACCAGTTACAGCAGCAACTGTTCATCCACTTCTGCAGCAGTCTCAAACAATAGCTGGTCCAGTTGATATGGTTGGACCAACCGGCAATGTCTATCAACGGCCTCAGCATGCACAGATGAACTGGCCAAGTAGTTATTGA
- the LOC125875939 gene encoding GBF-interacting protein 1-like isoform X3 has translation MSNSGIVGGLARVSIPSGMRKTIQNIKEITGNHGEDEIYAMLKECSMDPNETTQKLLSQDTFHEVKSKRDRRKENSIKESAEPKWKTGIQGRGNKGIRGNLTSRHASHDVGGGKNGQNNIANQILDKSVDLSTVADVEAKNISSSSSAAVNGPSDLASGSNSIVQNAHAPPRRGVKQFEANTGMQTTFADSTKNPKSATGNRDVHGQRMPNTDSSSRTLSSPSPTGADLSASDPVLLPSQDSRPAGVVGTVRREVEAQHSPVEHVSSKSNGSKKTTVSTAGSSNSQVKTPSKFQGPGKNQLPEYSQTASSIHSGSSASRPSSNYNNRSHTVGPQKGPCKEWKPKPVNSNLAQGSALAAAASSSGVSTVSVEVNTMSQPPASVPETKEVTEDPQKKLEESHISDVENVIIPNHLHVPESEKLGFCFGSFDSGFSLGTSTNIAPEHDGSPPLSESSESMEEAASAQLPSNQNASAAAEETDYPDQPPFSHGQESLPAEGDGDISSSAPECSEPKQETLPAGQQYSVVHTSPNYNFGFAPPMLSNQLPPFENSESQPRDVSRLPNFLVQHPIDPSYYPHFYRSSADSDGRISPFHSAGVSTQYNVAVVPPHTSQSPQEGGNSPALSAAAPTPLVTQAAGLMQSSIAVPQQPIPVFRQATGMHLPHYPPNYIPYGHYFSPLYVPPGAIHQLLSNGAFSQQPQAGGIYPPPPSAVPRYSLSQYRPGANVGNPAHMGVPGTYAPYGSSPVNYNPSSATTTGNPSNEDLSASQFQESNAYLSGQQSESSGVWINAHNRDLSSLQASSFYNLPQGQVALAPTQPGHGAFAGVYHPAQPVTAATVHPLLQQSQTIAGPVDMVGPTGNVYQRPQHAQMNWPSSY, from the exons ATACATTCCATGAAGTTAAAAGTAAGCGTGATCGGAGAAAAGAG AATTCAATTAAGGAGTCTGCTGAACCAAAGTGGAAAACAGGCATACAGGGCAGAGGTAACAAAGGGATTCGTGGAAATTTGACTTCTCGTCATGCTTCACATG ATGTAGGTGGTGGAAAGAACGGTCAAAACAATATTGCCAATCAAATTCTTGACAAGAGTGTCGACCTATCTACTGTGGCTGATGTTGAAGCTAAGAATATTTCAAG CTCATCAAGTGCTGCAGTAAATGGGCCTAGCGATCTAGCTTCGGGGAGCAACAGTATCGTACAAAATGCTCATGCACCCCCAAGAAGAGGAGTTAAACAATTTGAAGCAAATACAGGCATGCAGACAACTTTTGCTGATTCCACCAAAAACCCAAAATCAGCTACAGGAAACAGGGATGTTCATGGTCAGCGGATGCCAAACACCGACAGTTCTTCAAGAACGCTATCTTCACCATCTCCAACAGGAGCTGATCTCTCAGCTTCAGATCCCGTGCTCTTGCCATCTCAAGATTCACGTCCTGCTGGTGTAGTAGGCACAGTTAGAAGGGAAGTTGAGGCCCAGCATTCTCCGGTTGAACATGTTTCTTCTAAATCTAATGGGAGCAAAAAGACTACTG TTTCTACTGCTGGAAGCTCAAATAGCCAAGTAAAGACGCCAAGCAAATTTCAGGGGCCTGGAAAGAATCAACTTCCGGAGTACTCGCAAACTGCTTCTTCAATCCATAGTGGTTCTTCCGCTAGTAGGCCGTCATCTAATTACAACAATCGGTCACACACAGTTGGTCCACAAAAAG GTCCTTGTAAGGAATGGAAGCCAAAGCCTGTAAACAGTAATCTAGCTCAGGGGTCTGCTCTTGCTGCTGCTGCTTCTTCATCTGGCGTTTCTACGGTTTCTGTTGAAGTCAATACTATGTCGCAGCCTCCTGCTTCTGTTCCTGAAACAAAAGAAGTCACTGAGGATCCGCAGAAGAAGTTAGAGGAATCACACATTTCAGATGTTGAAAATGTTATTATCCCTAATCACCTTCACGTTCCTGAGTCTGAAAAACTTGGGTTCTGTTTTGGAAGCTTTGACTCTGGCTTTAGTTTGGGCACAAGCACAAATATTGCTCCTGAGCATGATGGAAGTCCACCACTTTCTGAATCTTCTGAGAGCATGGAAGAAGCTGCAAGTGCACAACTTCCAag TAATCAAAATGCATCAGCTGCTGCAGAGGAAACAGATTATCCTGATCAGCCTCCATTTTCACATGGACAGGAGAGTTTGCCTGCAGAAGGAGATGGTGATATCTCATCCTCTGCTCCAGAGTGCAGTGAACCGAAGCAAGAGACTCTGCCAGCGGGCCAACAATATTCAGTTGTTCATACATCCCCCAACTATAATTTTGGATTTGCGCCACCAATGTTGAGCAATCAGCTCCCACCCTTTGAAAACTCTGAATCTCAACCTCGAGATGTTTCTCGTCTTCCAAATTTTCTT GTCCAGCATCCCATTGACCCAAGCTACTATCCCCACTTCTACCGTTCAAGTGCTGATAGTGATGGCCGCATTTCACCCTTTCATTCAGCAGGTGTTTCTACCCAGTACAATGTTGCAGTTGTGCCTCCACACACTTCTCAATCTCCTCAAGAG GGTGGGAATAGTCCTGCTTTATCTGCAGCAGCTCCAACACCACTTGTGACTCAAGCTGCTGGGCTTATGCAGAGTTCTATAGCTGTACCTCAGCAACCTATCCCCGTATTTCGACAGGCTACAGGGATGCATCTGCCTCATTATCCTCCGAATTACATTCCATACGGTCACTACTTTTCACCACTTTATGTTCCACCAGGAGCCATCCATCAATTATTAAGCAATGGTGCATTTTCCCAGCAGCCTCAGGCTGGCGGTATATATCCACCTCCACCATCAGCTGTTCCCAGATACTCACTTTCGCAATATAGACCAGGAGCTAATGTGGGAAATCCAGCTCACATGGGAGTGCCTGGCACTTATGCGCCATATGGATCCTCCCCTGTCAACTATAACCCTAGTTCAGCTACAACGACTGGAAACCCTTCCAATGAGGATCTTTCTGCATCTCAGTTCCAGGAGAGTAATGCCTATTTGAGTGGACAACAG AGTGAAAGCTCAGGTGTGTGGATTAATGCGCACAATAGAGATTTATCTAGCTTGCAAGCAAGTTCCTTTTATAATCTTCCTCAGGGTCAAGTGGCTCTAGCACCCACTCAACCAGGTCATGGAGCTTTTGCTGGTGTTTATCACCCAGCTCAACCAGTTACAGCAGCAACTGTTCATCCACTTCTGCAGCAGTCTCAAACAATAGCTGGTCCAGTTGATATGGTTGGACCAACCGGCAATGTCTATCAACGGCCTCAGCATGCACAGATGAACTGGCCAAGTAGTTATTGA
- the LOC125875939 gene encoding GBF-interacting protein 1-like isoform X2, protein MSNSGIVGGLARVSIPSGMRKTIQNIKEITGNHGEDEIYAMLKECSMDPNETTQKLLSQDTFHEVKSKRDRRKENSIKESAEPKWKTGIQGRGNKGIRGNLTSRHASHDVGGGKNGQNNIANQILDKSVDLSTVADVEAKNISSSSSAAVNGPSDLASGSNSIVQNAHAPPRRGVKQFEANTGMQTTFADSTKNPKSATGNRDVHGQRMPNTDSSSRTLSSPSPTGADLSASDPVLLPSQDSRPAGVVGTVRREVEAQHSPVEHVSSKSNGSKKTTAVSTAGSSNSQVKTPSKFQGPGKNQLPEYSQTASSIHSGSSASRPSSNYNNRSHTVGPQKGPCKEWKPKPVNSNLAQGSALAAAASSSGVSTVSVEVNTMSQPPASVPETKEVTEDPQKKLEESHISDVENVIIPNHLHVPESEKLGFCFGSFDSGFSLGTSTNIAPEHDGSPPLSESSESMEEAASAQLPSNQNASAAAEETDYPDQPPFSHGQESLPAEGDGDISSSAPECSEPKQETLPAGQQYSVVHTSPNYNFGFAPPMLSNQLPPFENSESQPRDVSRLPNFLVQHPIDPSYYPHFYRSSADSDGRISPFHSAGVSTQYNVAVVPPHTSQSPQEGGNSPALSAAAPTPLVTQAAGLMQSSIAVPQQPIPVFRQATGMHLPHYPPNYIPYGHYFSPLYVPPGAIHQLLSNGAFSQQPQAGGIYPPPPSAVPRYSLSQYRPGANVGNPAHMGVPGTYAPYGSSPVNYNPSSATTTGNPSNEDLSASQFQESNAYLSGQQSESSGVWINAHNRDLSSLQASSFYNLPQGQVALAPTQPGHGAFAGVYHPAQPVTAATVHPLLQQSQTIAGPVDMVGPTGNVYQRPQHAQMNWPSSY, encoded by the exons ATACATTCCATGAAGTTAAAAGTAAGCGTGATCGGAGAAAAGAG AATTCAATTAAGGAGTCTGCTGAACCAAAGTGGAAAACAGGCATACAGGGCAGAGGTAACAAAGGGATTCGTGGAAATTTGACTTCTCGTCATGCTTCACATG ATGTAGGTGGTGGAAAGAACGGTCAAAACAATATTGCCAATCAAATTCTTGACAAGAGTGTCGACCTATCTACTGTGGCTGATGTTGAAGCTAAGAATATTTCAAG CTCATCAAGTGCTGCAGTAAATGGGCCTAGCGATCTAGCTTCGGGGAGCAACAGTATCGTACAAAATGCTCATGCACCCCCAAGAAGAGGAGTTAAACAATTTGAAGCAAATACAGGCATGCAGACAACTTTTGCTGATTCCACCAAAAACCCAAAATCAGCTACAGGAAACAGGGATGTTCATGGTCAGCGGATGCCAAACACCGACAGTTCTTCAAGAACGCTATCTTCACCATCTCCAACAGGAGCTGATCTCTCAGCTTCAGATCCCGTGCTCTTGCCATCTCAAGATTCACGTCCTGCTGGTGTAGTAGGCACAGTTAGAAGGGAAGTTGAGGCCCAGCATTCTCCGGTTGAACATGTTTCTTCTAAATCTAATGGGAGCAAAAAGACTACTG CAGTTTCTACTGCTGGAAGCTCAAATAGCCAAGTAAAGACGCCAAGCAAATTTCAGGGGCCTGGAAAGAATCAACTTCCGGAGTACTCGCAAACTGCTTCTTCAATCCATAGTGGTTCTTCCGCTAGTAGGCCGTCATCTAATTACAACAATCGGTCACACACAGTTGGTCCACAAAAAG GTCCTTGTAAGGAATGGAAGCCAAAGCCTGTAAACAGTAATCTAGCTCAGGGGTCTGCTCTTGCTGCTGCTGCTTCTTCATCTGGCGTTTCTACGGTTTCTGTTGAAGTCAATACTATGTCGCAGCCTCCTGCTTCTGTTCCTGAAACAAAAGAAGTCACTGAGGATCCGCAGAAGAAGTTAGAGGAATCACACATTTCAGATGTTGAAAATGTTATTATCCCTAATCACCTTCACGTTCCTGAGTCTGAAAAACTTGGGTTCTGTTTTGGAAGCTTTGACTCTGGCTTTAGTTTGGGCACAAGCACAAATATTGCTCCTGAGCATGATGGAAGTCCACCACTTTCTGAATCTTCTGAGAGCATGGAAGAAGCTGCAAGTGCACAACTTCCAag TAATCAAAATGCATCAGCTGCTGCAGAGGAAACAGATTATCCTGATCAGCCTCCATTTTCACATGGACAGGAGAGTTTGCCTGCAGAAGGAGATGGTGATATCTCATCCTCTGCTCCAGAGTGCAGTGAACCGAAGCAAGAGACTCTGCCAGCGGGCCAACAATATTCAGTTGTTCATACATCCCCCAACTATAATTTTGGATTTGCGCCACCAATGTTGAGCAATCAGCTCCCACCCTTTGAAAACTCTGAATCTCAACCTCGAGATGTTTCTCGTCTTCCAAATTTTCTT GTCCAGCATCCCATTGACCCAAGCTACTATCCCCACTTCTACCGTTCAAGTGCTGATAGTGATGGCCGCATTTCACCCTTTCATTCAGCAGGTGTTTCTACCCAGTACAATGTTGCAGTTGTGCCTCCACACACTTCTCAATCTCCTCAAGAG GGTGGGAATAGTCCTGCTTTATCTGCAGCAGCTCCAACACCACTTGTGACTCAAGCTGCTGGGCTTATGCAGAGTTCTATAGCTGTACCTCAGCAACCTATCCCCGTATTTCGACAGGCTACAGGGATGCATCTGCCTCATTATCCTCCGAATTACATTCCATACGGTCACTACTTTTCACCACTTTATGTTCCACCAGGAGCCATCCATCAATTATTAAGCAATGGTGCATTTTCCCAGCAGCCTCAGGCTGGCGGTATATATCCACCTCCACCATCAGCTGTTCCCAGATACTCACTTTCGCAATATAGACCAGGAGCTAATGTGGGAAATCCAGCTCACATGGGAGTGCCTGGCACTTATGCGCCATATGGATCCTCCCCTGTCAACTATAACCCTAGTTCAGCTACAACGACTGGAAACCCTTCCAATGAGGATCTTTCTGCATCTCAGTTCCAGGAGAGTAATGCCTATTTGAGTGGACAACAG AGTGAAAGCTCAGGTGTGTGGATTAATGCGCACAATAGAGATTTATCTAGCTTGCAAGCAAGTTCCTTTTATAATCTTCCTCAGGGTCAAGTGGCTCTAGCACCCACTCAACCAGGTCATGGAGCTTTTGCTGGTGTTTATCACCCAGCTCAACCAGTTACAGCAGCAACTGTTCATCCACTTCTGCAGCAGTCTCAAACAATAGCTGGTCCAGTTGATATGGTTGGACCAACCGGCAATGTCTATCAACGGCCTCAGCATGCACAGATGAACTGGCCAAGTAGTTATTGA